A part of Macrobrachium nipponense isolate FS-2020 chromosome 26, ASM1510439v2, whole genome shotgun sequence genomic DNA contains:
- the LOC135199586 gene encoding gastrula zinc finger protein XlCGF49.1-like, producing MRTHTGEKPFTCPTCQRSFTQVSNLKNHMRTHTGEKPYTCSVCQRSFSDSGALKCHMRTHTGEKPYTCSVCQRSFAHLPNLKSHMRTHTGKKPYICSVCQRSFSDSSALKCHMSTHTGEKPFTCSICQRSLKTHMITHTGGKKLYTCPTCQRSFSSSDFTKHMITHRDRNHLLALFVKEVFLSQKF from the exons atgagaactcatacaggagaaaaaCCATTTACTTGCCCtacatgtcaaagaagttttactcaagtatctaatttaaaaaatcacatgagaactcatacgggagagaaaccatatacttgctctgtatgtcaaagaagtttttctgatTCAGGTGCTCTCAAatgtcacatgagaactcatacgggagagaaaccatatacttgctctgtatgtcaaagaagttttgcTCATTTACCTAATTTAAAAtctcacatgagaactcatacgggaaAGAAACCGTATATTTGTtctgtatgtcaaagaagtttttctgatTCAAGTGCTCTCAAATGTCACATGAGcactcatacgggagagaaaccatttacttgctctatatgtcaaagaagtttaaAAACTCATATGATAACTCATACAGGAGGAAAGAAACTGTATACTTGCCCtacatgtcaaagaagtttttcatcAAGTGATTTCACAAAACACATGATAACTCACAGGGACAGAAACCATTTACTTGCTCTATTTGTCAAAGAAGTTTTCCTGAGTCAG aagttttaa
- the LOC135199587 gene encoding gastrula zinc finger protein XlCGF57.1-like — protein FIPGLLKYEGESSPSWDDESGKEKLCIAEENRHLGRSNTAGKRITCAECQRTFSKIGNLKAHMRTHTGEKPFTCPTCQRSFTQVSNLKNHMRTHTGEKPYTCSVCQRSFSDSGALKCHMRTHTGEKPYTCSVCQRSFSHQRSLIVHTRTHTGEKPFTCPTCQRSFTQVSNLKNHLRTHTGEKPYTCSVCQRSFSDSGVLKCHMRTHTGEKPYTCSVCQRSFAHLPHLKSHMRTHTGKKLYICSVCQRSFSDSSALKCHMSTHTGEKPFTCSMCQRSFTQLPNLKTHMITHTGEKLYTCSTCQRSFSHQSDFTKHMTTHTGQKPFTCSICQRSFPESGTLKNHMRTHTGGKPYTCSICQRSFSQLSYLKPHMKTHMGEKPYTCSVCQKSFSRSNYLKTHTRTHTGEKPFTCSLCQRSFNQ, from the coding sequence TTCATCCCAGGTTTATTAAAGTACGAGGGGGAGAGCTCTCCAAGCTGGGATGATGAAAGTGGAAAGGAAAAGCTCTGTATTGCAGAAGAAAATAGACATTTGGGTAGAAGCAACACAGCAGGGAAGCGAATAACTTGTGCTGAATGCCAAAGGACATTTTCAAAAATTGGCAACCTGAAAgcccacatgagaactcatacaggagaaaaaCCATTTACTTGCCCtacatgtcaaagaagttttactcaagtatctaatttaaaaaatcacatgagaactcatacgggagagaaaccatatacttgctctgtatgtcaaagaagtttttctgatTCAGGTGCCCTCAAatgtcacatgagaactcatacgggagagaaaccatatacttgctctgtatgtcaaagaagtttttcacATCAAAGAAGTCTTATAGTACACAcgagaactcatacgggagagaaaccatttACTTGCCCtacatgtcaaagaagttttactcaagtatctaatttaaaaaatcacttgagaactcatacgggagagaaaccatatacttgctctgtatgtcaaagaagtttttctgatTCAGGTGTTCTCAAatgtcacatgagaactcatacgggagagaaaccatatacttgctctgtatgtcaaagaagttttgcTCATTTACCTCATTTAAAAtctcacatgagaactcatacgggaaAGAAACTGTATATTTGTtctgtatgtcaaagaagtttttctgatTCAAGTGCTCTCAAATGTCACATGAGcactcatacgggagagaaaccatttACTTGCTCTATGTGTCAAAGAAGTTTTACTCAATTACCTAATTTAAAAACTCATATGataactcatacaggagagaaactgTATACTTGCTCtacatgtcaaagaagtttttctcaccAAAGTGATTTCACAAAACACATGACAACTCATACGGGACAGAAACCATTTACTTGCTCTATTTGTCAAAGAAGTTTTCCTGAGTCAGGTACTCTCAAaaatcacatgagaactcatacgggaggGAAACCATACACTTGCTCAATATGTCAAAGAAGCTTTTCTCAATTATCTTATTTAAAACCTCACATGAAAACTCACatgggagagaaaccatatacatgctctgtatgtcaaaaaagtttttctcgaTCAAATTATCTCAAAACACACAcgagaactcatacgggagagaaaccatttACTTGCTCtctatgtcaaagaagttttaatcAA